TTTATTCTTTTTTTGTTCCAATTTAATAAGAGCATTAACTCGTTTCTTTTCGTTTGTAACTCGCTTTACTACTGCTTCAAACATAATTTTATAGTTTTTATAATCCGCAGCGTAATAGACATTATTTTGCGCTAATTGTAGACTATCAATTTTATATTTTTTGTAAATAAATTGTTTGGGGCGAATTTGATTAGAGTCTAAAACCGTAGGACTTTGGTATTTGATTGCCTCTAAAAGGGCTAAGTCATACATGATATTCATCATCTTCGATTTTTCAATAAGAGTATCTGGTTTTTTAACCAAGTCCTCTTTACAGCCCAAAAGGGTTAAAATCGCTATTAATGAAATACTCTTTTTCATCCTATTTATCTATTGAATAGTAATCGTTTTCCAGCTCGAATATCTTTAACCTTAAAAGCATTATAAACCAACTGTCCATTTACAAAAGTATGG
This sequence is a window from Flavobacterium ammoniigenes. Protein-coding genes within it:
- a CDS encoding DUF4296 domain-containing protein; translated protein: MKKSISLIAILTLLGCKEDLVKKPDTLIEKSKMMNIMYDLALLEAIKYQSPTVLDSNQIRPKQFIYKKYKIDSLQLAQNNVYYAADYKNYKIMFEAVVKRVTNEKKRVNALIKLEQKKNKIQIAKLKKIKELAKKTKDSIAGHKLKK